A genomic region of Marinobacter szutsaonensis contains the following coding sequences:
- the minC gene encoding septum site-determining protein MinC yields MTDTASTGVQQSFQFKSANVSLTALELYYFDNDEFETNLREKINQAPGFFKDIPLIISLEKYEGLDSELDFFKIIGTCRRHNIQVIGVRGGNEDQRRLARGASLALLPGSGQRDKPQEPEAVAEPESEPQTGQPTGPAPARIINHPVRSGQQIHAPEGDVIVLGPVQAGAEILAAGNIHVYGPLRGRALAGIHGGESARIFCQSLEAELVSIAGHYKISEDLQDNGWKNAVQIQLRDDLLVVTPLDKA; encoded by the coding sequence ATGACAGATACCGCCAGCACCGGGGTACAACAGAGTTTCCAGTTCAAGAGCGCGAACGTCTCACTGACAGCCCTTGAGCTCTATTACTTCGATAACGACGAGTTCGAGACCAACCTCCGGGAAAAGATCAACCAGGCGCCCGGGTTCTTCAAGGACATCCCGCTGATCATCAGTCTGGAGAAGTACGAAGGGCTGGACAGCGAACTGGACTTCTTCAAGATCATCGGTACCTGCCGCCGGCACAACATTCAGGTGATCGGCGTGCGTGGCGGCAATGAAGACCAGCGCCGGCTGGCCCGGGGTGCGTCACTGGCACTGCTGCCGGGCTCCGGCCAGCGGGACAAGCCCCAGGAACCGGAGGCGGTGGCCGAACCGGAGAGCGAACCACAGACCGGGCAGCCCACCGGTCCGGCACCGGCCCGGATCATCAACCATCCGGTCCGTTCGGGCCAACAGATCCATGCCCCGGAAGGCGACGTGATCGTGCTCGGACCGGTGCAAGCCGGGGCGGAAATCCTGGCGGCTGGCAACATCCACGTGTATGGCCCGCTTCGAGGCCGGGCACTGGCCGGAATCCACGGCGGCGAATCCGCCCGGATTTTCTGCCAGTCACTGGAAGCAGAGCTTGTGTCCATCGCCGGACACTATAAAATCTCCGAAGATCTTCAGGACAACGGCTGGAAGAACGCTGTGCAGATCCAGCTCAGGGACGACCTGCTGGTGGTAACGCCACTGGACAAGGCCTGA
- a CDS encoding HopJ type III effector protein, with translation MNVNEAVRIHLAALEAGRSDFDDTLALVERYFEYQPTGFHNGPLFNAAGENAGSCRVFGLGRHCNLSESETLHLFAQHYQQVLDEPAGDSHGNIRQFISTGWSGIRFDGEPLRPLTAPDTKEETPS, from the coding sequence ATGAACGTGAACGAGGCGGTGCGCATCCATCTGGCGGCCCTGGAGGCCGGCCGCAGCGATTTCGATGACACCCTGGCGCTGGTCGAACGCTACTTCGAGTACCAGCCGACCGGTTTTCACAACGGCCCGCTGTTCAACGCCGCCGGAGAGAACGCCGGATCCTGCCGGGTGTTCGGGCTCGGGCGCCACTGCAATCTCAGTGAGTCCGAAACCCTCCACCTGTTTGCCCAGCATTATCAGCAGGTTCTGGACGAGCCCGCCGGTGACAGCCACGGCAATATCCGCCAGTTCATCAGCACCGGCTGGTCCGGCATCCGCTTTGACGGCGAACCCTTGCGACCTCTCACTGCGCCCGATACCAAGGAAGAGACACCTTCATGA
- a CDS encoding DUF1244 domain-containing protein, producing MSNPIPESERTEIEAAAFRRLVKHLRDNTEVQNIDLMNLAGFCRNCLSKWYRAEAEERGFGISDPDAREEIYGMPYEEWKERYQVGPKQDHK from the coding sequence ATGAGCAACCCGATCCCCGAATCCGAACGCACTGAAATTGAAGCGGCGGCCTTCCGCCGTCTGGTCAAGCACCTGCGCGACAACACCGAGGTGCAGAATATCGATCTGATGAATCTGGCCGGGTTCTGCCGCAACTGCCTGTCAAAATGGTACCGGGCCGAGGCCGAGGAGCGCGGTTTCGGGATTTCCGATCCGGACGCCCGGGAAGAAATCTACGGCATGCCCTATGAAGAATGGAAAGAGCGCTACCAGGTCGGCCCCAAGCAGGATCACAAGTAA